In one window of Drosophila ananassae strain 14024-0371.13 chromosome XR, ASM1763931v2, whole genome shotgun sequence DNA:
- the LOC6501826 gene encoding alanine--glyoxylate aminotransferase 2-like, producing MPFANEQLKSVASEQLTKSETIKLRNQHIGQACQLFYRSDPLKIVRGQGQYMFDEEGTRYLDCINNVAHVGHCHPEVVRAGALQMATISTNNRFLHDELVQCARTLTSKMPEPLSVCFFVNSGSEANDLALRLARNFTKRQDVITLDHAYHGHLQSVMEVSPYKFNQPGGEKKPDYVHVAPCPDVYGGQFTDKMHPDADMGALYARPIEEICERQLAKGEGVAAFIAESLQSCGGQILPPAGYFQAVYEAVRSAGGVCIADEVQVGFGRVGSHYWAFETQGVVPDIVSVAKPMGNGHPVGAVVTTPEIAQAFHATGVAYFNTYGGNPVSCAIANAVMRIIDEENLQQKAHVLGDYLIRECNRLKQDFECIGDVRGAGLFVGIELVREREARTPDKKSAHWVVNRMKQLHHVLVSSDGPNDNVIKLKPPMCFNRENADEFLLAFRECLTTLMQDRLASAAMASATTTTNGVIATAAETLANKTKLFERQDRLIKSV from the exons atgCCTTTTGCAAATGAACAACTAAAGTCCGTGGCCAGCGAGCAGTTGACCAAATCGGAGACAATAAAGCTGCGCAACCAGCACATCGG ACAAGCCTGCCAGCTGTTCTACCGCTCCGATCCCCTCAAAATCGTACGCGGCCAGGGCCAGTACATGTTCGACGAGGAGGGAACCCGATACCTGGACTGCATCAATAATGTGGCTCACG TGGGTCACTGTCATCCGGAGGTGGTGCGTGCTGGGGCCCTCCAGATGGCCACCATTTCCACCAACAACCGCTTCCTCCACGACGAACTAGTCCAGTGCGCCAGGACCCTGACCAGCAAGATGCCGGAGCCGCTCTCCGTCTGTTTCTTCGTCAACTCCGGGTCGGAGGCCAACGATCTGGCCCTGCGCCTGGCCAGGAACTTCACCAAGCGCCAGGATGTCATCACTCTGGACCA TGCCTATCATGGACACTTGCAGTCGGTAATGGAGGTGTCGCCCTACAAATTCAACCAGCCCGGAGGCGAAAAGAAGCCCGACTACGTCCACGTGGCCCCCTGCCCGGACGTCTACGGCGGCCAGTTCACGGACAAGATGCATCCGGACGCGGATATGGGCGCCCTGTATGCCCGGCCCATCGAGGAGATCTGCGAGAGGCAGCTGGCCAAGGGCGAGGGCGTGGCCGCCTTCATTGCCGAGAGCCTCCAGAGCTGCGGCGGACAGATCCTGCCCCCGGCCGGCTACTTCCAGGCCGTCTACGAGGCGGTGCGTTCCGCCGGAGGCGTCTGCATCGCCGACGAGGTGCAGGTGGGATTCGGCCGGGTGGGCAGCCACTACTGGGCGTTCGAGACACAGGGCGTTGTCCCCGACATCGTGAGCGTGGCCAAGCCGATGGGCAACGGACATCCTGTGGGTGCGGTGGTCACCACGCCGGAGATCGCTCAGGCCTTCCACGCCACCGGAGTGGCCTACTTTAATACGTACGGCGGAAATCCAGTGTCATGTGCCATCGCCAATGCCGTGATGCGGATCATCGACGAGGAGAACCTGCAGCAGAAGGCCCACGTCCTGGGCGACTACCTGATCCGGGAGTGCAACCGTCTCAAGCAGGACTTCGAGTGCATCGGGGATGTGCGAGGTGCGGGTCTGTTTGTCGGTATCGAACTGGTCCGGGAGAGGGAGGCCCGTACTCCGGACAAGAAGTCCGCCCACTGGGTGGTCAACCGGATGAAGCAGCTCCACCACGTCCTTGTCTCCTCCGACGGCCCCAACGACAACGTCATCAAGCTAAAACCGCCCATGTGCTTCAACCGGGAGAACGCCGATGAGTTCCTGCTGGCGTTCCGGGAGTGCCTCACCACCCTGATGCAGGATCGTCTGGCCAGCGCGGCCATGGCCagtgccaccaccaccaccaatgGCGTGATAGCCACCGCCGCCGAGACTCTGGCAAATAAAACGAAACTCTTCGAGCGCCAGGATCGTCTCATCAAGTCTGTCTGA